Proteins encoded by one window of Mercenaria mercenaria strain notata chromosome 4, MADL_Memer_1, whole genome shotgun sequence:
- the LOC123552046 gene encoding uncharacterized protein LOC123552046 encodes MSSAKRCEPFSGPTNGPFYSRYTEHKVVFNFHAPTPPSPHRPLSADNALSPLTLRNNDTHSQSFRLASKDFGSPLCHRKLCDQRSYSAGETALDFPFSVSRDNSSEGSFSPYPSSPTEFRAISPNPTLYNSPLSAFRSSSVDSNCISPRSASSVDSAKDRRFAFFEKNSVINNYNQKPKTKFANVINKHSVSIFAAAAFKGAHEKLRTKKLTVSCPELINKRNPTEIPVKVNHSVSALDSIAKKESDQYSGSKSLKVPDIFTTSFTHSTATDTKPTLQKSSLSLQEYTSLKNSEKNSLQRTLSLTKTDPDDLRIGCLLSPNMYRDEQIAQITEYMFIGSIESAYNERRLCRLDIESLVDISNLNEMQVPAQKKLACPCLCQIEFKHFRSRLIIAVPDEENEAIDQYFEEVNKFIEGARRCSKKVLIYSYEGKSRAALFAVQYLMSYEGLLLRQAYNMVKKQRPQVSLNPSFQKALEKLEKTLFPDEKHSVNICNEYLNVADPQAIKCAWIDC; translated from the coding sequence ATGTCCAGTGCGAAGAGATGCGAACCATTTTCTGGTCCAACTAACGGTCCCTTCTATAGCCGTTACACAGAACATAAAGTTGTCTTCAATTTCCATGCACCTACTCCTCCATCACCGCATAGACCTTTGTCTGCCGATAATGCCCTTTCACCCCTGACCTTACGAAACAATGACACTCATAGTCAAAGTTTTAGATTAGCTTCTAAAGATTTTGGAAGTCCTTTATGCCATAGAAAACTTTGTGATCAGCGTAGTTACTCTGCTGGCGAAACTGCTCTTGATTTCCCATTCTCAGTATCTCGCGACAATTCATCAGAAGGCTCATTTTCACCATATCCAAGCAGTCCAACTGAATTCCGTGCAATATCACCAAATCCAACACTGTATAACAGTCCTCTGTCAGCTTTCCGAAGCAGCTCAGTGGACAGCAATTGTATATCACCAAGGAGTGCAAGTTCCGTGGACTCGGCAAAGGACAGAAGATTTGCATTCTTTGAGAAAAACTCTGTGATTAATAACTATAATCAAAAACCAAAGACAAAATTTGCAAACGTTATAAATAAACATTCAGTGTCCATATTTGCAGCAGCTGCTTTTAAAGGTGCACATGAAAAACTGCGGACAAAGAAACTGACAGTCTCTTGTCCGGAACTAATTAACAAAAGAAATCCTACAGAAATTCCAGTGAAGGTTAACCACAGTGTTTCCGCTCTGGATAGCATAGCGAAAAAGGAATCTGATCAGTATTCTGGGAGCAAAAGCCTGAAAGTCCCTGATATATTCACCACATCCTTTACACATTCTACTGCCACTGACACTAAACCAACATTACAAAAGTCTTCTCTCAGTCTACAAGAGTACACATCACTGAAAAACAGCGAGAAAAATAGTCTTCAACGAACACTTTCACTAACAAAAACGGATCCCGACGACTTAAGAATTGGCTGTTTGCTATCTCCAAATATGTACCGTGACGAACAAATAGCGCAGATTACAGAGTACATGTTTATAGGTAGTATAGAGTCAGCTTATAATGAAAGAAGGTTGTGTCGTTTGGACATAGAGTCATTGGTGGACATTAGTAATCTAAATGAGATGCAGGTACCCGCGCAGAAAAAACTAGCTTGTCCTTGTCTCTGTCAAATTGAGTTTAAACACTTCCGATCTCGCTTGATCATAGCTGTGCCAGATGAAGAAAATGAAGCGATAGATCAGTATTTTGAAGAAGTGAATAAGTTCATTGAAGGAGCAAGGCGTTGCTCAAAGAAGGTTCTGATATATAGCTATGAAGGGAAATCTAGAGCAGCCCTTTTTGCAGTTCAGTATCTGATGTCTTATGAAGGTCTATTACTTCGTCAAGCGTACAATATGGTGAAAAAGCAGAGACCACAGGTGTCTTTAAACCCGTCATTTCAGAAAGCTCTTGAAAAACTTGAAAAGACGTTATTTCCGGATGAGaaacattctgtaaatatttgtaatgaatatttaAACGTTGCCGATCCACAGGCAATCAAATGTGCCTGGATAGACTGCTAG